CGGCGTCTCGTTTTTGAGCTTCGATGAATCGCCGATGGGCGTCGACGATGCTCTCTTGCGCCAAGTGGCACAACACGCCGAACGGGTCCCGATCGGCCGAAGCGAAAAGATGCGGATGGCGCACGGCGCGAATGACCGCGTCTTGTACGATATCGTCCGGTTCGACCTTGGCGCGCAGAGCGTAACCGAGCTGACGTGCGACATAGACGAGCAATTGCGGTCGTCGCACTTCGGCGAGTTCGGCGACGGCGTTCGGTTCGCCGCTTCGGACTCGTTGCAAAAGCTCATCGGAAATTTCAGACATCGTTCGCTCTCGCGCTCACGCGGCGGTTTCGCCTCCTTTGATGCTAACGTGCGGCGCTGGACCGGAATAGCCCCAAGGAGTAGGATGCGAGCTGACCGTAGCGCGGCGAAAAGTCGGAGAATGGTCGTGCCCACTGCTGCGGATGACATGAAGATCGACGCGGCGTCGCAGGTGTGGGTGGAGTTGTCTGCGCGCGTCGAGCGATTCGTCGAAGCTTGGGAAGCGGCCCAGGATCCGCCGGCGATCAGCGCGTATCTCACGGATCTGACTCCCGCAGTGCGCCGGATGACGGCGATCGAGTTGATTAAAGTCGACTTGGAGTATCGTTGGGTGCGCGTGAGGCTCCCGCGACGGATCGAAGAATACCTCGCCGAGTTTCCTTTTCTCAACGAAGACATTCCCGTCGACTTGTTGTATGAGGAGTATCACGTTCGGCGCCAGTCGGGCGAGACCGTCGTGCCGGGCGATTCTCTTTTTCGGCGCTTTCCCGAACAGGCCGAAGAACTCCAACGTCTGATCGGGGCGGGCGTGGCGTTGAAAAGCACGACGCTCGTAAAGCCAGGTCCGCGCAAAGGCCTCGGGCTTGTTGCCGGTGAGACCGTCGACGACTTCGACCTCATCGCGAAGCTCGGCGAAGGGGCGTTCGGCGATGTGTTTCTCGCTCGGCAGCGAAGCATGCAGCGCATCGTGGCGCTGAAGGTGACCGCTGATCGTGGTAGCGAGCCGCAAACGCTTGCGCAGCTCGACCACGAGCATATCGTGCGGGTCTACGATCAGCGGCGATTGCCGGAGCGCGGTATTCGGCTGATGTATATGCAGTATGCCGCCGGCGGGACCTTGGACGCCGTGATCGAGCGCCTGCGACCGATACCTCCGAACGAACGAACCGGGGCCGACTACATTCGGGCCGTCGATGCTGTCGTGCATAAACGAGGTGAAGAGCCGCCTCATGAATCGTTGTTGCGGAATCGTCTTGCGGCGATGGCCTGGCCGGAAGTGATCTGCTGGCTCGCGGCTCAATTGTCGCGGGCATTGGATTACGCCCACCATGTCGGTGTGCTCCATCGTGACGTGAAGCCTGCGAACGTGTTGCTCACCGCCGAGGGCTCGCCGAAGCTGGCCGATTTTAATATTAGTTTCAGCTCGAAGCTCGATGGAGCCACGCCTGCCGCTTACTTCGGCGGCAGCTTGGCGTATATGTCGCCCGAGCAACTCGAGGCCTGCAACCCGGCCCATGACCGGACGCCGGAGGAACTCGATGGACGGAGCGATCTGTATTCGCTCGGCGTGATGCTGTGGGAGCTCCTTACCGGTCTGCGCCCTTTCGATGACGAACAGATGGAACGCTCTTGGGGGCTGACGCTCGCGCAGATGACCGATCGTCGGCGACGCGGCGCACCGACGCACCTACTCGAACGCTTGGTACGCGATAAGGCACCCGGCCTGCATCTCGTCTTCGCTCGTTGTTTGGCGTCGGATGTCGAGGGCCGATTTTCTTCGGGCACGGAGATGGCGAGGCATTTCGATCTTTGTCTCTTGCCGCAGACGCAGCGGTTGCTCATGCCGCGCGACGACCGGTGGCATTCCTTCGTTTGCCGGCATCCGATTCTCACGATCGTCGGCCTCACGCTCTTGCCGAACGGGGTCGCGGGAGCGTTGAATTATCTTTACAACAAGCAAGAAATCATTTTGAAGCTGCCGAATGCCGAAGCGGTATTCGAGCAAGTGCAGACGATCATCAACTTGGTGTTCTTCCCGTTGGGAGCGATGTACGGTGCGTATCGTGTGTCGACCATCGCCAAGTTTTTGAGCAACGCGAAAGCTCGCGACGGTCTCGATGACAACGGAGCGGCCGACTTAAGACGCCGGTGTCTTTTCATCGGCCATGAAGCTTCGATGATCGGCGTCTCGATGTGGGTCGTCGCCGGGGTGCTCTATCCGATCGGCATGCATCTCGGGCTCGGCGACGTGCCGATGACCGTGTACATGCATTTTTTTACGTCGCTGCTGTTGTGCGGATCGATCGCTGCGGCGTATCCGTTTCTGTTGATCACGTTCGTTTCGCTACATCACTACTATCCGGCGTTCGTCCGTTTGGAATCGATGTCGTCCGTCGATCGAACGCATCTCGAACGAATGCGGCGGTTCGCCTGGACGTATCTCGGTCTCGCCGCACTCGTGCCGATGTTGTCCGTGGCGACGCTTGCCTTAATCGGTTCACGATTGCAACTCGCGCTCGTGATCATGGCCGTCGGCGGCATCATCGGCTTCCTCGCTGCGCTCGTCGGGCTGCGCGTGTTTCAAGCCGACTACGAGGCGCTCGTCGTCACGACGCGCAAAGGCCAGATCCGTAAGCCTGCTACGTTCGACGAAACGTTGAGATAAGAAGCGGCCCTAGCCGGGCTCTATTCGCACTTACGACAATGCGTCGTGGATCACTTTGCCTTCGACGAGCGGCAACGGGCGCCCGAGGGCGTCGTGGATCCAGGTGTGGTGATCGATTCCCAACAGATGGTACATCGTCGCCAGCATATCTTTCGGGCTGATCGGATCGCGAGCGACGTCGCTGCCGTGTTTGTCGCTGGCTCCGAGCACCGCTCCACGCTTGATTCCGGCTCCGGCGAGCATCGTCGAATAGACGCGCGACCAGTGGTCCCGCCCGCCCCCCTTGGCTTTGTTGATGGTCGGCGTTCGGCCGTGTTCGCTTGTGCAAACGACGAGAATATCGTCGAGCAAGCCGCGCCGATCGAGATCGGTGATTAAGCCGTGCCAGCCGAGGTCGAGGCCGGGACACAACTCCTTTTTCATTCGCGCGAAGTGATCGTGGTGCGTGTCCCAACCGGTGCCGGCGAGACCGAACTCGTCCCAGAATACGCTGACGACTTTCGTGCCGGCCTCGATCAAGCGGCGGGCCGCGATCAGCGACTTGCCGAAGATCGTCTGTCCGTAGAGGTCGAGCGTTTCCGTCTTTTCTTTGCGCACGTCGAGCGCAGTTCGCAGCGTGTCGCTGTTAAGCATCGCATACGTCATCGAGCGATAGCGATCGAGCGATTGACCGGCTGTGGTTTGTTTTAAGTCGCGACGGGCTTCGTCGAGTTGCTGAATCAGCGTGCGCCGCGTGTCGAGCCGATCGAGG
The sequence above is drawn from the Planctomycetia bacterium genome and encodes:
- a CDS encoding serine/threonine protein kinase, whose protein sequence is MPTAADDMKIDAASQVWVELSARVERFVEAWEAAQDPPAISAYLTDLTPAVRRMTAIELIKVDLEYRWVRVRLPRRIEEYLAEFPFLNEDIPVDLLYEEYHVRRQSGETVVPGDSLFRRFPEQAEELQRLIGAGVALKSTTLVKPGPRKGLGLVAGETVDDFDLIAKLGEGAFGDVFLARQRSMQRIVALKVTADRGSEPQTLAQLDHEHIVRVYDQRRLPERGIRLMYMQYAAGGTLDAVIERLRPIPPNERTGADYIRAVDAVVHKRGEEPPHESLLRNRLAAMAWPEVICWLAAQLSRALDYAHHVGVLHRDVKPANVLLTAEGSPKLADFNISFSSKLDGATPAAYFGGSLAYMSPEQLEACNPAHDRTPEELDGRSDLYSLGVMLWELLTGLRPFDDEQMERSWGLTLAQMTDRRRRGAPTHLLERLVRDKAPGLHLVFARCLASDVEGRFSSGTEMARHFDLCLLPQTQRLLMPRDDRWHSFVCRHPILTIVGLTLLPNGVAGALNYLYNKQEIILKLPNAEAVFEQVQTIINLVFFPLGAMYGAYRVSTIAKFLSNAKARDGLDDNGAADLRRRCLFIGHEASMIGVSMWVVAGVLYPIGMHLGLGDVPMTVYMHFFTSLLLCGSIAAAYPFLLITFVSLHHYYPAFVRLESMSSVDRTHLERMRRFAWTYLGLAALVPMLSVATLALIGSRLQLALVIMAVGGIIGFLAALVGLRVFQADYEALVVTTRKGQIRKPATFDETLR
- a CDS encoding sigma-70 family RNA polymerase sigma factor; this translates as MSEISDELLQRVRSGEPNAVAELAEVRRPQLLVYVARQLGYALRAKVEPDDIVQDAVIRAVRHPHLFASADRDPFGVLCHLAQESIVDAHRRFIEAQKRDAGREVPLQGSPVSTDGGGGLLGLLVASITTPSKAFSRDEREIRMWEALGTLPEDQREALRLRYVDGLPTKDIAQKLRKTDGAVRVMLTRSLDKLQQLLGER